A window of Castanea sativa cultivar Marrone di Chiusa Pesio chromosome 1, ASM4071231v1 contains these coding sequences:
- the LOC142615919 gene encoding transcription factor ICE1 produces the protein MLPRATNGVVWTEGGGGEEEDTASWTRTSNNNEGEAHKDEDNNMGVLSGPLSSFKSMLENEWYINSALNPSHQELHLHGLPNPQDVRDIGFCPNPSDNNSLLLQPLDSSSSCSPSQAFTHPFLPQKSCFSSLINAVCTNPFDNAFDLGLETGLLGPFNPGGSASNSSALMGFAGLSSQIGGHELSSTSEFQQPTRLLPLSDNAAGLGGGFSPTGLECFDNDNSVSGSALLLNRGKALRPLEVFPQVGTQPTLFQKRAALRQGAEKLGNLEISDGRYGENSEEDLEKRGRRKKKSSDECDFEDGSLDVSGLNYDSDEFNENENGFGKMEGSVQIGRSNSNANSTVTGGRDQKGKKKGLPAKNLMAERRRRKKLNDRLYMLRSVVPKISKMDRASILGDAIDYLKELLQRINDLHNELESTPPGTLLPSSTSFHPLTPTAPTLPSRVKEELCPSSLPSPKSQPTRVEVRVREGRAVNIHMFCARRPGLLLSTMRALDNLGLDIQQAVISCFNGFALDVFRAEQCREGQDVLPEQIKAVLLDSAGFHGMM, from the exons ATGCTGCCAAGAGCTACAAACGGTGTCGTTTGGacagaaggaggaggaggagaagaagaagacacGGCGTCTTGGACCAGAACCAGCAACAACAATGAAGGAGAGGCTCATAAGGACGAGGACAACAACATGGGTGTTCTAAGTGGTCCTCTCTCTTCCTTCAAATCCATGCTTGAAAATGAGTGGTACATCAACAGTGCTCTCAACCCATCTCATCAGGAACTTCATCTCCATGGCCTTCCGAACCCTCAAGATGTTAGAGACATTGGTTTTTGCCCAAACCCAAGTGACAACAATAGTCTTCTTTTGCAGCCTTtggattcttcttcttcttgttcccCTTCACAGGCGTTCACTCACCCATTCTTGCCTCAGAAATCTTGTTTCTCTTCGCTTATCAACGCTGTTTGCACCAACCCTTTTGACAATGCTTTCGATTTGGGCCTCGAGACAGGGCTGCTCGGCCCGTTTAACCCCGGTGGTTCTGCTTCTAACTCCTCTGCTTTGATGGGCTTCGCGGGGCTGAGTTCTCAGATTGGTGGTCACGAGTTGAGTTCCACCTCCGAGTTTCAACAGCCAACTCGGTTGCTTCCTTTATCAGATAACGCTGCTGGACTTGGTGGTGGGTTTAGCCCAACGGGTCTTGAGTGTTTTGATAATGACAATTCAGTTTCAGGGAGTGCTCTGCTTCTGAACAGAGGAAAGGCTCTGAGACCCCTTGAGGTTTTCCCTCAAGTGGGTACGCAGCCCACACTGTTTCAGAAGCGAGCAGCTCTTCGACAAGGTGCTGAGAAGTTGGGAAATTTGGAGATTTCGGACGGGAGATATGGCGAAAATTCCGAGGAGGATTTGGAGAAGAGggggaggaggaagaagaagagtagtGATGAGTGTGATTTTGAGGATGGAAGCCTTGATGTTTCGGGTTTGAATTACGATTCTGATGAGTTTAATGAGAATGAGAATGGTTTTGGAAAAATGGAGGGGAGTGTTCAAATTGGAAGGAGTAATTCTAATGCCAACAGTACTGTTACTGGTGGGAGAGACCAGAAGGGAAAGAAGAAGGGTCTGCCGGCAAAGAATCTTATGGCAGAGAGGAGGCGAAGGAAGAAGCTTAATGATAGGCTCTACATGCTTAGGTCTGTTGTGCCAAAGATTAGCAAG ATGGATAGAGCTTCAATACTTGGGGATGCCATTGACTACTTAAAGGAGCTTCTGCAGAGGATCAATGATCTCCATAATGAACTGGAGTCAACCCCTCCTGGAACTTTGTTGCCATCATCTACAAGCTTTCATCCTTTGACACCAACTGCTCCTACACTTCCCAGCCGTGTCAAGGAAGAACTTTGCCCAAGCTCCCTGCCAAGCCCTAAAAGCCAACCTACAAGG GTGGAGGTTAGGGTAAGGGAAGGGAGAGCTGTCAATATCCACATGTTTTGTGCCCGGAGACCAGGTCTCTTGCTTTCCACTATGAGGGCTCTGGACAACCTGGGATTGGACATCCAGCAGGCTGTGATTAGTTGTTTCAATGGGTTTGCTTTGGATGTCTTCAGAGCTGAG CAATGCAGGGAAGGCCAGGATGTCTTGCCTGAGCAAATCAAAGCAGTACTTTTGGATTCGGCTGGCTTCCATGGTATGATGTAA
- the LOC142640952 gene encoding secoisolariciresinol dehydrogenase-like has translation MLRSLARCSRDFKFVTDDLLSKRTRFFSTGSRGRLEGKVALITGAASGLGKATAQEFIQNGAQVIIADIDTHFGPKVANELGPAAHFVQCDVRDDSQVEEAVNTAVSRHGKLDIMYNNAGITGPSIPPSIVDLDLTEFDRVMQINVRGMVAGIKHAARVMIPTGSGSILCISSISGLMGGLGPHPYTISKYAIHGVVKSVASELCRSGVRINCISPGPIPTPMTVGQIAQFYPGATEEQVIKVVNKLGELMGAKCEEIDVARAALYLASDEAKYVTGHNLVVDGGFTTYKSLQFPSLDQIV, from the exons ATGCTCAGATCATTAGCCAGGTGTTCAAG AGACTTCAAGTTTGTCACCGATGATTTGCTTTCTAAGCGTACGAGGTTTTTTTCAACGGGAAGCAGAGGAAG gctagaaggaaaagtAGCCCTAATAACAGGGGCAGCAAGTGGGCTTGGTAAGGCAACAGCTCAAGAATTCATCCAAAATGGGGCCCAAGTCATCATTGCTGATATTGACACTCACTTTGGCCCAAAAGTCGCTAATGAGCTGGGCCCTGCAGCCCACTTTGTCCAATGTGATGTGAGGGATGACTCTCAAGTAGAGGAAGCTGTAAATACTGCCGTGTCCCGTCATGGAAAACTTGACATAATGTACAACAATGCCGGAATAACAGGCCCATCGATCCCCCCGAGTATTGTCGACCTCGACCTCACCGAGTTCGACCGGGTCATGCAAATCAACGTCCGAGGTATGGTTGCAGGGATAAAGCATGCAGCACGAGTCATGATACCTACAGGTTCGGGGTCCATTCTATGCATATCTAGCATAAGTGGACTAATGGGTGGGCTTGGGCCACATCCATACACAATATCCAAATATGCAATACATGGGGTTGTGAAGTCTGTTGCCAGTGAGCTATGTCGAAGTGGGGTCCGAATCAATTGCATTTCACCAGGCCCAATTCCCACACCAATGACTGTGGGCCAAATAGCCCAATTTTACCCAGGGGCAACAGAGGAGCAAGTAATTAAAGTTGTGAATAAGCTTGGGGAGCTCATGGGGGCTAAGTGTGAAGAGATAGATGTGGCCCGAGCTGCCTTGTATTTGGCATCAGACGAAGCCAAGTATGTAACAGGTCATAACTTGGTTGTAGATGGAGGGTTCACCACCTATAAAAGTCTTCAGTTCCCTTCTCTTGATCAAATTGTGTAG